A stretch of the Filimonas lacunae genome encodes the following:
- a CDS encoding LemA family protein, with translation MENITWIIAGVLVLLLVWVISLYNRLVRARNYMQEGWSGIDVLLKKRYDLLPNLVETVKGYAAHESKLLQEVTALRTRAMQTGSVEEKQVAEQAVTRAIGSLFAVAENYPDLKASANFQQLQADIAGVETELERARRYYNATVRDNNVLVEAFPSNIIANSAGFKKGVFFEIDNVAHRDAPRVSF, from the coding sequence ATGGAAAATATAACATGGATTATTGCAGGCGTACTGGTATTACTGCTCGTTTGGGTAATATCGCTCTACAATCGCCTGGTACGTGCCCGAAACTATATGCAGGAGGGTTGGAGTGGTATTGATGTACTACTGAAAAAGCGCTACGATCTGTTACCTAACCTGGTAGAAACTGTAAAAGGTTATGCAGCCCATGAAAGCAAGCTATTGCAGGAGGTAACCGCTTTGCGCACACGTGCCATGCAAACCGGCAGTGTGGAAGAAAAGCAGGTAGCAGAACAAGCCGTTACCCGCGCTATTGGCAGTTTGTTTGCCGTGGCAGAGAATTATCCCGATTTAAAGGCCAGCGCCAATTTTCAACAGTTACAGGCCGATATTGCCGGCGTGGAAACCGAACTGGAACGGGCGCGGCGTTATTATAATGCTACCGTACGCGATAACAACGTATTGGTGGAGGCTTTTCCTTCCAATATTATTGCTAATTCCGCTGGTTTTAAAAAGGGCGTATTCTTTGAAATAGATAATGTAGCCCACCGCGATGCGCCGCGGGTTTCATTCTGA
- a CDS encoding DUF2207 domain-containing protein — MKRLLLFLALFVSATTHAQDVATDSVADVVDASGRVPLAVPAVPVYGDTSNENTAERILFFYSDINIDTAGWVTVTETIRVYANQDQIRRGIFRSIPLFRAERSGRKKRIDIEVKEVLRDGETESYHTKEKDGNFVIYCGSSDVYLEPGKYTYTITYTSRGHVGFFDNYDELYWNITGNEWAYEIQGAAARFHMPPGAVLKQSACYTGESGSKASDCTMRPDADGTPVFYSNKALAPQEGLTAAVAWQKGLIQRPPPPGFWEQLRDEGGLVLGIVGMLYLLYFFYARWNRVGRDARERVLVPMFTPPFRWSPAMMRYVYKRKIDAKGHTAAVIHMAVKKVIRIQEDEEDKYVYRLVKGSADTEVLSKEEKAVYTPLLGGSGKSIRTTNGNHYKFSKAWKDFEQSLKDQVDIKEYYTPNWKAWWQGTWRMLVWLVAYLVLTEGWTVMLPMLFLLPFCAGFLAMFFFGIRLLVRGGGKLEGIFLLIFSLPFIVMCAAFLFFLFKGISIVSMALLLIVMVAYVFYWILIPAYTEKGVEAKAAIAGFRMYLEAAEERRLNIVTPPEHTPELFEQLLPYAIALDLESQWGQKFEGVLAAAGYNPDWYTGQEPYTALSRTLPGSLNRSLASAGTSPDSGRSSGSSGSSSSGSSSWSSGSSGGGSSGGGGGGGGGGGW; from the coding sequence ATGAAAAGACTTTTACTCTTTCTGGCGCTGTTTGTGAGCGCCACTACCCATGCCCAGGATGTTGCAACTGATTCTGTTGCGGATGTTGTGGATGCATCTGGCCGTGTGCCGCTTGCTGTTCCGGCAGTACCTGTATATGGCGATACTTCCAATGAGAATACTGCTGAACGGATCCTGTTTTTTTATTCCGATATAAATATTGATACCGCCGGTTGGGTTACTGTGACCGAAACCATACGGGTATATGCCAATCAGGATCAGATACGGCGCGGTATTTTTCGTAGCATACCCCTGTTTCGTGCCGAACGGTCGGGACGTAAAAAACGTATCGACATTGAAGTGAAAGAGGTATTGCGTGACGGGGAAACCGAAAGTTATCATACTAAAGAAAAAGACGGCAACTTCGTTATCTACTGCGGAAGCAGCGATGTATACCTGGAGCCGGGTAAATACACCTATACCATCACTTATACCAGCCGGGGGCATGTAGGTTTTTTTGACAACTATGATGAGCTGTACTGGAATATTACCGGTAACGAATGGGCTTATGAAATACAAGGGGCCGCTGCCCGCTTTCATATGCCACCTGGCGCTGTGCTGAAACAGAGTGCCTGTTATACTGGTGAAAGTGGTTCTAAAGCAAGCGACTGTACCATGCGTCCGGATGCAGATGGTACGCCGGTATTCTACAGTAATAAAGCGCTGGCGCCACAGGAGGGTTTAACGGCTGCGGTGGCCTGGCAAAAAGGATTAATACAGCGTCCGCCGCCACCTGGCTTTTGGGAGCAGCTTCGGGACGAAGGCGGCCTGGTGCTGGGCATAGTGGGTATGTTGTACCTGCTGTACTTTTTTTACGCCCGGTGGAACAGGGTGGGGCGCGATGCCCGGGAGCGGGTGTTGGTACCCATGTTTACTCCACCATTCCGCTGGTCGCCTGCTATGATGCGGTATGTGTACAAAAGAAAAATAGATGCGAAAGGCCATACCGCTGCAGTGATACATATGGCAGTGAAAAAAGTCATCCGTATCCAGGAAGATGAAGAGGATAAATATGTATATAGATTAGTAAAAGGATCTGCCGATACGGAGGTGCTTTCAAAAGAAGAAAAGGCGGTATACACACCGCTGCTGGGTGGCTCCGGCAAAAGCATCCGGACTACCAATGGTAACCACTATAAATTCAGCAAGGCCTGGAAAGACTTTGAACAGTCGCTGAAAGACCAAGTGGATATAAAAGAGTATTATACCCCTAACTGGAAAGCATGGTGGCAGGGCACCTGGCGCATGCTGGTGTGGCTGGTAGCATACCTGGTGCTGACAGAGGGATGGACTGTTATGTTGCCCATGCTATTCCTGCTGCCGTTCTGTGCAGGATTTCTGGCTATGTTCTTCTTTGGCATACGCCTGCTGGTGCGGGGTGGTGGCAAGCTGGAGGGTATTTTCCTGCTTATTTTCTCCCTGCCTTTTATAGTCATGTGTGCTGCATTCCTGTTCTTTTTATTCAAAGGTATCAGCATCGTTTCTATGGCATTACTGCTGATAGTAATGGTGGCTTATGTCTTTTATTGGATATTGATACCTGCTTATACCGAAAAAGGGGTTGAAGCGAAAGCGGCCATAGCTGGGTTCCGGATGTACCTGGAAGCTGCGGAGGAACGCAGGCTGAATATAGTAACCCCTCCGGAGCATACGCCGGAGTTGTTTGAACAATTACTTCCGTATGCTATAGCGCTGGATCTGGAAAGTCAGTGGGGGCAAAAGTTTGAAGGTGTGCTGGCAGCAGCAGGGTATAATCCTGACTGGTATACTGGCCAGGAGCCTTATACGGCCCTTTCCAGAACTTTGCCGGGGTCGCTTAACCGCTCGCTCGCCAGTGCGGGTACTAGTCCTGATTCCGGAAGAAGCAGTGGCAGCAGCGGCAGCAGTAGTAGTGGTAGCAGCAGCTGGAGCAGTGGCAGCAGTGGAGGTGGTAGTTCCGGCGGTGGTGGCGGAGGCGGAGGAGGTGGTGGCTGGTAG
- a CDS encoding helix-turn-helix transcriptional regulator — translation MKITVKGPGIMRDFARAIGATIRGRFVHIPKNKGAGYMTGFSWGDDLRMMIRYYHLKEDIFIEWTREYIEEQEYIAIQLSGIFPSLTHPDEPLSSEQSYVLICRQTVSSVINMPSHTMFGSVTIAISRQYLNQLFGHIQHPVVASVLEAKDNFILETSLSSAIIHTAGEMLHPPVPESLESHFYKLKCEELLCHIIAILMQREALPVSAMHMQDIKAIYAIKLHLQSHMDEPPHIASLAQEAGMSEPKLRKLFRQTFGKGVFEYYQAGRMQKAAQLLREQRLTVSEVGYQLGFTNLSHFARVFEQHFGVKPKKYSAVV, via the coding sequence ATGAAAATAACCGTTAAAGGACCGGGCATTATGCGGGATTTCGCCAGGGCTATCGGCGCCACTATCCGCGGACGTTTTGTACATATCCCTAAAAACAAAGGCGCAGGTTATATGACAGGTTTTTCATGGGGAGACGACCTGCGTATGATGATCCGCTATTATCATCTGAAAGAAGATATATTCATTGAATGGACAAGAGAATACATAGAAGAGCAGGAATATATAGCCATACAGCTAAGCGGCATTTTTCCCTCACTCACACACCCTGACGAACCACTATCATCAGAGCAGTCCTACGTATTAATTTGCAGGCAAACCGTATCCTCCGTTATCAATATGCCTTCCCATACTATGTTTGGAAGTGTAACCATAGCTATCTCCCGCCAATACCTGAATCAACTCTTTGGACATATCCAGCACCCGGTAGTAGCCAGTGTTCTGGAAGCGAAGGATAACTTTATATTGGAAACAAGTCTCTCTTCAGCCATCATACACACAGCCGGTGAAATGCTGCACCCACCTGTGCCGGAAAGCCTCGAAAGCCATTTTTACAAACTGAAATGTGAAGAGCTGCTGTGCCATATTATAGCAATATTGATGCAACGTGAAGCGTTGCCTGTAAGTGCAATGCACATGCAAGACATCAAGGCCATTTACGCTATTAAATTGCATTTACAATCACACATGGACGAACCACCCCATATCGCCTCGCTGGCACAGGAAGCGGGTATGAGCGAACCCAAATTACGCAAGCTGTTCAGGCAAACTTTTGGTAAAGGTGTTTTTGAATATTACCAGGCTGGACGTATGCAGAAAGCCGCCCAGTTATTAAGAGAGCAAAGGCTTACGGTGTCTGAGGTGGGCTATCAGCTAGGCTTTACCAACCTTAGCCATTTTGCCAGGGTGTTTGAGCAACACTTTGGAGTGAAGCCGAAGAAATATTCAGCGGTCGTTTAA
- a CDS encoding FAD-dependent oxidoreductase gives MNTINRLLVNKQVAIIGGGPAGLTLGRLLQRQGVQVKVYERDVNRYVRQQGSTLDLHYDTGLKAMEAAGLMEEFKKLYRPGADKSVIVDSQMQVLLSGEEENRTFGDPLFRPEIDRGPLRDMLIAALPEESIVWDARFVEMAPSGEGWNLQFENGISVYADLVIAADGANSKVRKYITTIPPVYSGVTDLEGYIENAAVNAPRLWQLVNGGSLFALGGGKTVKFITKGDGTLLFLIGWKAPENWLEQSGLDVTDKQAVAAWFAKEFADWSPEWSELFASDALTIAPRPWYHFPVNQHWPSLPNLTIIGDAAHRVPAYGGEGANQALADTVDLYESLCVEKHDTMQQAIAGYEAKMLQRMAVITEEILETTTGMHSDDNLQYLLALFAGVK, from the coding sequence ATGAATACAATAAATAGGTTACTAGTCAATAAACAGGTGGCCATCATTGGTGGTGGCCCGGCAGGATTAACATTAGGCAGGCTTTTACAACGCCAGGGTGTGCAGGTAAAAGTATATGAAAGGGATGTGAACCGCTATGTACGCCAGCAAGGTTCTACACTGGATTTGCATTACGATACAGGCTTGAAAGCGATGGAAGCAGCAGGCCTGATGGAGGAGTTTAAGAAACTGTATCGTCCCGGTGCGGACAAATCCGTGATAGTAGATAGCCAGATGCAGGTGTTACTGAGTGGTGAGGAGGAGAATAGAACCTTTGGTGATCCGCTTTTTCGCCCGGAGATAGATCGTGGCCCCTTGCGTGATATGCTGATAGCTGCCTTGCCTGAAGAGAGCATCGTTTGGGATGCCAGGTTTGTTGAAATGGCTCCCTCCGGAGAAGGATGGAATTTACAGTTTGAAAATGGTATCAGTGTCTATGCTGACCTTGTGATTGCCGCAGATGGTGCTAATTCTAAAGTGAGGAAGTATATCACAACCATTCCTCCGGTATATTCAGGTGTAACAGACCTGGAAGGATACATTGAAAACGCCGCTGTGAATGCGCCAAGGTTATGGCAGCTGGTAAACGGTGGCAGCCTGTTTGCGTTAGGTGGTGGTAAAACCGTGAAGTTTATAACCAAAGGCGATGGTACACTACTCTTTTTAATTGGATGGAAAGCGCCGGAGAACTGGCTGGAACAATCAGGTTTGGATGTAACAGATAAACAAGCTGTAGCTGCCTGGTTTGCAAAAGAGTTTGCGGATTGGAGTCCGGAATGGAGCGAGCTTTTTGCTTCTGATGCGCTTACTATTGCTCCCCGTCCCTGGTATCATTTTCCTGTGAATCAGCATTGGCCATCGCTTCCCAATCTTACTATCATAGGGGACGCAGCCCATAGGGTGCCTGCTTATGGTGGGGAAGGCGCTAACCAGGCGCTTGCCGATACGGTGGATTTATACGAGTCGCTCTGTGTTGAGAAGCACGATACCATGCAGCAAGCCATAGCGGGGTATGAGGCAAAGATGTTGCAACGTATGGCGGTTATCACGGAGGAAATATTAGAGACTACGACAGGAATGCATTCGGATGATAATCTGCAGTATTTGTTAGCGCTTTTTGCCGGGGTAAAGTGA
- a CDS encoding MgtC/SapB family protein — protein MDIEIVFRFLLAALWGGLVGAEREYRSKSAGFRTMIMISMGSCFFTIMSMGIGGVSNPDRIAANIVTGIGFLGAGVIFKESNNRVQGITTAATIWSVAAVGMGIGGGYYLAAGAASLLILAVLAVLHSWETLIDKLNQAKTYSLKCSYSPEALDYFERIIHAGQVRFKLIKQTKEGDCLWLVWHVEGHERRHRQLAVQLMKDARVLRFEQ, from the coding sequence ATGGATATCGAGATTGTATTCCGTTTTTTGCTGGCTGCCCTGTGGGGTGGTTTAGTGGGAGCGGAAAGAGAGTACCGCAGCAAGTCGGCGGGGTTTAGAACCATGATTATGATTTCGATGGGTTCCTGCTTTTTTACCATCATGTCTATGGGAATTGGTGGGGTTAGCAATCCTGACAGGATAGCGGCCAATATTGTTACGGGTATTGGCTTTCTGGGGGCAGGTGTTATTTTCAAAGAAAGCAACAACAGGGTGCAGGGTATTACTACTGCCGCCACCATCTGGTCGGTAGCGGCTGTGGGTATGGGCATTGGTGGCGGGTATTACCTGGCTGCGGGAGCTGCCAGCCTGCTGATATTGGCGGTGTTGGCTGTACTGCATTCCTGGGAAACGTTGATTGATAAATTGAACCAGGCTAAAACCTATTCTTTAAAATGCAGCTATAGCCCGGAGGCACTGGATTATTTTGAGCGGATTATCCACGCAGGTCAGGTACGCTTTAAGCTGATCAAGCAAACGAAGGAAGGAGATTGTTTGTGGCTGGTATGGCATGTAGAAGGGCATGAGCGGCGGCACAGGCAACTGGCGGTTCAATTAATGAAAGATGCGCGTGTGCTGCGTTTTGAGCAATAG
- a CDS encoding polysaccharide deacetylase family protein, which yields MKSVLTKITPPVLMLLLIVISVATFSKRFAMAQPVKQALPLKYIYLTFDDGPLNGSENIDSVILAERLKVSVFIVGEHAEKSKQLGQYYKMYEQNPFVEAYNHSFTHAHDKYSLFYNNPQGVLADIQKNEQLLGLRYKIVRMPGRNMWRVNGRKRDDGVSGKSAADLLAANGYKLYGWDLEWQHHASNGTPVESVDAIEKSLVTMLESGKTFTPGHIVLLIHDEMFQKKWEESELKQLIDRLKQHNNYVFEHIRFYP from the coding sequence ATGAAATCCGTCCTCACTAAGATAACTCCGCCTGTTTTGATGTTATTGCTGATAGTAATATCTGTTGCTACTTTCTCCAAACGGTTTGCGATGGCTCAGCCGGTAAAACAGGCGTTGCCGCTGAAGTATATCTATCTCACATTTGACGATGGTCCATTAAATGGCAGTGAGAATATTGATTCGGTAATATTAGCTGAAAGATTAAAAGTAAGCGTGTTTATTGTGGGGGAGCATGCCGAAAAGAGTAAACAGTTGGGGCAATACTATAAAATGTATGAACAAAACCCTTTTGTAGAAGCCTATAACCACAGCTTTACCCATGCACATGATAAGTATTCCCTGTTTTACAACAACCCGCAGGGGGTGCTTGCTGATATTCAGAAAAACGAACAGTTACTGGGCTTGCGGTATAAAATAGTAAGGATGCCCGGTAGAAATATGTGGAGGGTGAATGGACGAAAGAGGGATGATGGCGTTAGCGGAAAAAGCGCTGCTGATTTGCTGGCGGCAAATGGGTATAAGTTATATGGCTGGGACCTGGAATGGCAGCACCACGCTTCCAATGGTACACCTGTGGAGTCGGTAGATGCTATAGAGAAGTCTCTTGTAACTATGTTGGAAAGTGGTAAAACATTTACACCGGGGCATATTGTGCTATTGATACACGATGAAATGTTTCAGAAAAAATGGGAGGAGAGCGAGCTGAAGCAATTGATTGACCGGTTAAAACAGCATAATAATTACGTGTTTGAACATATCAGGTTTTATCCGTAA
- a CDS encoding AAA family ATPase, which translates to MNVYELTIQEKVSVAFEDLFFSAENKAALVQVLKEHTYLNELKKYGLHIDNKILLHGHTGCGKTTTAKGIATALKKQIMIVNLSNVVSARIGDTAKNLKALFDQAARLKAVLFLDEFDLLGKQRSDDDKDVGEMRRLVNSLIQEMDYMPADCLLIAATNHYEMIDTALLRRFQLKIKYDLPNRELLDAYYDKILEPFPEHMQQLHRKYDISYAEVRDYIHTAMKKRIIEELEQGVPVN; encoded by the coding sequence ATGAACGTTTACGAGCTTACTATCCAGGAGAAAGTAAGTGTGGCTTTTGAAGATCTGTTTTTTAGTGCCGAAAATAAAGCAGCTTTAGTGCAGGTGTTAAAGGAGCATACCTACCTGAACGAGTTGAAGAAGTATGGCTTGCACATTGACAATAAAATTTTGTTGCATGGCCACACGGGTTGTGGTAAAACCACTACGGCAAAAGGCATTGCCACTGCTTTAAAAAAGCAGATCATGATTGTGAACCTGAGTAATGTGGTGTCGGCCCGCATTGGAGATACTGCCAAAAACTTAAAGGCCTTGTTCGATCAGGCTGCCCGGTTGAAAGCGGTGTTGTTCCTGGATGAATTTGATCTGTTAGGTAAGCAACGCAGCGATGATGATAAGGATGTGGGCGAAATGCGCAGACTGGTGAACTCCCTGATACAGGAGATGGATTATATGCCGGCCGATTGCCTGTTAATAGCTGCCACTAACCACTATGAAATGATTGATACGGCCTTACTAAGAAGGTTTCAGCTGAAGATAAAGTACGACTTGCCCAACCGGGAATTGCTGGATGCTTATTACGATAAAATACTGGAGCCTTTTCCGGAGCATATGCAGCAGCTGCATAGGAAGTATGACATTTCCTATGCCGAGGTGCGCGATTATATTCATACCGCTATGAAAAAAAGGATTATTGAAGAGCTGGAACAGGGTGTTCCTGTAAATTAA
- a CDS encoding type 1 glutamine amidotransferase, giving the protein MHLHFIIHELFEAPGAYENWATKHHYTVTYSRVYAGDPLPASIQPIDLLIVMGGPQSPHTTQAECPHFDAAAEMNIIQQYVAAGKAVIGVCLGAQLIGEALGGTVEHSPEKEIGVFPVSLTEAGKQNSKFQHFPSTFASGHWHSDMPGLTPDSTVIAYSEGCPRQIVEFSNLVYGLQCHMEFTPELVELLITHSANDFTTPGTYSYVQKPEQIRNSPYNEMNQLLFGFLDQLVLEYQSIHEKSGDV; this is encoded by the coding sequence ATGCACCTGCACTTTATTATACATGAGCTATTTGAAGCACCCGGCGCTTACGAAAACTGGGCTACCAAACACCACTATACCGTAACTTATTCCCGTGTGTATGCAGGTGATCCCCTTCCGGCTTCCATCCAACCTATAGACCTGCTTATTGTAATGGGAGGACCACAAAGCCCCCATACCACCCAGGCAGAATGCCCGCATTTTGATGCTGCTGCAGAAATGAACATCATACAGCAATATGTAGCAGCAGGTAAAGCAGTAATAGGCGTATGCCTTGGCGCTCAACTCATTGGAGAAGCATTGGGAGGAACAGTGGAGCATAGCCCCGAAAAAGAAATAGGTGTATTCCCGGTTAGCTTAACAGAAGCAGGAAAACAGAACAGCAAGTTTCAACACTTTCCCAGCACTTTTGCATCGGGTCACTGGCATAGTGATATGCCCGGTTTAACACCTGATAGTACTGTTATAGCTTATAGTGAAGGATGCCCCCGCCAGATAGTGGAATTCAGCAACCTGGTATATGGCCTGCAATGTCATATGGAATTTACACCGGAATTAGTGGAGTTGCTGATAACACATTCTGCCAATGACTTTACTACACCAGGCACTTATTCCTATGTGCAAAAGCCGGAGCAAATTCGCAACTCCCCCTATAATGAGATGAACCAATTATTATTCGGCTTCCTGGACCAATTAGTGCTGGAATATCAAAGTATTCATGAAAAATCGGGAGACGTTTAA
- a CDS encoding helix-turn-helix domain-containing protein yields the protein MTKIGANIKKVRTTKGLSQQAFADLFELTRGNISSYEENRAEPRIETVIRIANYFCIPLDHFITGNITINEILKFNGDKLIEEKNHIIKLQLREVPFINDNIYLKCSHQELAFNDWGAFPRLVLPEPHNSNLVALTFNNNIPHHSSLPHYQMNDVLVFEEVTQQNVHLCQHKTGLYTGEKEMILGRYEIQQTQIDLVLNDFKALRFQFKHPMTFWKLFAVYQHTL from the coding sequence ATGACCAAGATAGGAGCCAATATTAAAAAGGTGCGTACTACAAAAGGCTTAAGCCAGCAGGCTTTTGCTGACTTATTTGAGTTAACGCGCGGCAACATTTCTTCTTACGAGGAAAACAGGGCCGAACCGCGCATAGAAACCGTCATCCGAATTGCCAATTATTTTTGCATTCCGCTGGATCATTTTATCACTGGCAATATCACCATCAACGAAATTCTGAAGTTTAATGGCGACAAGCTCATTGAAGAGAAAAACCACATTATTAAACTACAGTTACGCGAGGTTCCTTTTATCAACGACAATATTTACCTGAAATGCAGCCACCAGGAACTGGCTTTTAATGACTGGGGCGCTTTTCCCCGGCTGGTGCTGCCCGAACCCCACAACAGCAACCTCGTTGCTCTTACTTTTAACAACAATATCCCGCATCATTCCTCCCTGCCCCACTACCAGATGAATGATGTATTGGTTTTTGAAGAAGTGACCCAGCAAAACGTACACTTGTGCCAGCACAAAACCGGCCTGTACACCGGGGAAAAAGAAATGATACTGGGCCGCTACGAAATACAACAAACACAGATTGACCTGGTGCTGAACGACTTTAAAGCCCTGCGCTTTCAGTTTAAGCACCCTATGACTTTCTGGAAGCTGTTTGCGGTATATCAACATACGTTGTAA
- a CDS encoding YbjN domain-containing protein — protein MQQNFIDTIEAFASRLQCKIVYKDEQNGILKIDNQADGIHNLILGIAPPILIMEQFLFSFKADHMEMFKKLLQKNRDTIHGAFVINEEGNKVLFRYTMQLENIDFNEFEGAINSLGLLLSEYAQHIIDFSKL, from the coding sequence ATGCAGCAGAATTTTATTGATACCATAGAAGCGTTTGCGTCCCGGCTGCAGTGTAAAATTGTGTATAAGGATGAGCAGAACGGGATACTGAAAATTGATAACCAGGCAGATGGCATTCATAATTTAATACTGGGCATTGCCCCGCCTATATTGATTATGGAGCAGTTCCTGTTTTCTTTTAAGGCAGACCATATGGAGATGTTTAAAAAGCTGCTGCAAAAAAACAGGGACACCATACATGGCGCCTTTGTAATCAACGAAGAGGGGAATAAGGTGTTGTTCCGCTATACCATGCAGCTGGAGAACATTGATTTTAACGAGTTTGAAGGGGCTATTAATTCATTGGGACTGTTGCTGAGCGAATATGCGCAGCACATCATTGATTTTTCAAAATTGTAA
- a CDS encoding PspA/IM30 family protein produces MNIFKRLFRIGQAEIHAAVEKMEDPIKMTEQGLRELRKDLADATEAYASVRALAIRTENEQAACEKESLGYAEKAVLVMQKAQTGQVDIVKAEQLAREALSLRRKYYAESEELGVQVLALQNSSQEMLRNTEVLKENLEKWEKELRTLKMRVKVSTATQQVNKQLAQLDTNGTIAMLERMRAKVEDQEALSMAYGEIAHSKNSLQSELNNILKDDSFSIEKDLKAIKEKLGINDNPS; encoded by the coding sequence ATGAATATTTTCAAAAGACTTTTCAGAATTGGCCAGGCTGAGATACATGCCGCAGTGGAAAAAATGGAAGACCCCATTAAAATGACGGAGCAGGGGTTGCGTGAATTGCGGAAAGACCTGGCGGATGCCACAGAGGCTTATGCCAGTGTGCGTGCATTGGCCATACGTACCGAAAACGAGCAGGCAGCGTGCGAAAAAGAATCGCTGGGCTATGCCGAAAAAGCAGTGCTGGTGATGCAAAAAGCCCAGACGGGGCAGGTAGATATTGTAAAAGCCGAGCAACTGGCCCGCGAGGCGCTTTCGCTCAGACGTAAATATTATGCCGAGTCGGAAGAGCTGGGCGTGCAGGTGTTGGCGTTGCAAAACTCCTCGCAGGAAATGCTGCGCAACACCGAGGTGCTGAAAGAGAACCTGGAAAAATGGGAGAAAGAGCTGCGCACCTTAAAAATGCGCGTAAAAGTGAGCACGGCTACCCAGCAGGTGAACAAGCAACTGGCGCAGCTGGATACCAATGGTACTATTGCTATGCTGGAACGCATGCGGGCCAAAGTGGAAGACCAGGAAGCCTTATCTATGGCCTATGGCGAAATTGCACACAGTAAAAACAGTTTGCAAAGCGAATTAAATAATATCTTGAAGGACGATTCTTTTTCTATTGAAAAGGATCTGAAAGCGATTAAAGAAAAGCTTGGTATTAATGACAACCCATCCTAA
- a CDS encoding OB-fold-containig protein — protein MSELVELLFHPLSNAIMTVLTGITAVYWVFTFMAHGLFGDHDVEADLHTHGADLDTDTDTDVHEPDGGSFFHDLLDFVNVGKMPFMVVYSTFKFIAWIITLVSSLLLGLASWGWKSVFILLPVLVVAFILTRFATKPLVKLYNLMGYNGEEGYDLMGRTAKMRSTIQGSTIGAAELYVKSDLIRVMVKSKTGEPIAFNAEVTLAGESEDKKYYLVIPEITLNNIV, from the coding sequence ATGTCTGAATTGGTAGAACTGCTGTTTCATCCCTTAAGTAACGCTATTATGACGGTGCTCACCGGCATAACAGCAGTGTATTGGGTGTTTACGTTTATGGCCCATGGTCTTTTTGGCGATCATGATGTGGAGGCCGATTTACATACGCATGGGGCCGACCTGGATACCGATACGGATACAGATGTGCATGAGCCGGATGGCGGATCGTTTTTTCATGACCTGCTGGATTTTGTGAACGTGGGAAAAATGCCTTTTATGGTAGTGTATTCTACCTTTAAGTTCATTGCCTGGATTATCACGCTGGTTTCCTCTTTATTGCTGGGTTTGGCCAGCTGGGGGTGGAAGTCGGTTTTTATATTACTGCCGGTGCTGGTGGTGGCGTTTATCCTTACCCGGTTTGCCACTAAGCCACTGGTAAAACTGTACAACCTGATGGGGTATAACGGTGAAGAAGGATATGATTTAATGGGGCGCACGGCTAAAATGCGTTCTACCATACAGGGCAGCACGATTGGTGCGGCAGAGTTGTATGTAAAAAGCGACCTGATACGCGTGATGGTTAAAAGCAAAACAGGCGAACCGATTGCTTTTAATGCAGAGGTTACGCTGGCAGGTGAATCGGAGGATAAAAAATATTACCTGGTAATACCTGAAATCACTTTAAACAACATAGTGTAG